The Clostridium sp. DL-VIII DNA window AATGATGATAAAAATCTATAGCTTCATGACTTGGATAATATGTTCCTTCTTCTAATTCCGGAGTTATTCTTCTTGGTGTTGTATGTGTTCCTCCTGTCATAACATCAGCTGTGCTAAGACCTTTCCCACCTTCTTTATATCCACCTTCAAATTGATTTGCAGCTGTTGCTCCTCCCCATAAAAAATCTTCAGGCAAAACATTAACTTTGTTATTCAATTTAACCACTCCTATTCTATTTTTATTTACTTTCTTCTAGTCTATCTATTATGTCCTTAAATTGTGGTAAATGCTTCTTATGTGCTATTAACATCTCATTTAATAAATCTTTTGCAACCTTTCCACTTGGAATTAGTGGATTCATAGTAAATGCTTGAAGCGCCTTGTTATAATTTCCTGTAACTGCAGCTGAAATTATTGTTTCTTCCATTCCTTTCATCATTTGAACCATTCCTCTTGGTGCTGGCTCAAACTTTCCAAAACTTATTGGTTCAGGTCCATGAGCTGTTATTATGCTTGAAACTTCCACTATAGAATCATATGGAAGATCCTCTAATGTTCCATTATTCTTTGTGCTGACTACCATTGTGCTTCTCTTATCATTATGAATAGAAGCAATTAATTCACAGGCAGCATCACTATAATAAGCTCCACCTCTTTTTGTTAATTGTTCTGGCTTATAATCAAGTTTTAGATCTTTATATAATTCAAATAACTCCGCTTCAGTTTTCTTTACTACTTCTGCTCTAGTTTCACCTTTTGAAAAACTTTCAAGCTCTTCCTTTAACATATCATCTGTAACGTAATAATATCTGTGATATGCACATGGTAACATTCCTAAATCTTTAATTTGTTCATAATTAAATTTAATATCCTTAATATTTGCAACTCCGGCATTTTCTCTCTCCTCTGAAAATACTGGATCATATAATTTCTCGATTACTTCAGCAGTTCTTTCATTTCCATCCTTATCCCATATTCTGTGCCAATGGAAGTGATTTAATCCAGCAAACTTAAAAAACAATTCACTAGAATCTATTCCGAGTATCTTTGACTCTTCCTGTACACAGTTAATAGGAATATTACACAAGCCAACAGTTCTATCCCATCCGCCATACTTAATTGCTGCTTCTGTCACCATGCCTGATGGATTTGTGAAGTTTACCAGCCATGCATCTTTGCATAATTCTCTCATGTCATCTATTATGTCTAATATTACTGGAATCGTTCTAAAGGCTTTAAATATACCTCCAGCCCCATTTGTCTCCTGTCCAATTATCCCGTGGCTTAAAGGAATTCTTTCATCTTTTATCCTAGCATCTAAAAGTCCAACCCTAAATTGAGTTGATACAAAATCAGCATCCTTAAGTGCTTCCCTTCTATCTAACGTTAAATTTACTTTCCAATCAAGTCCAGCAGCCTTAACCATTCTCTGGGCCATAGCTCCAACTATCTCTAGTTTTTCTTTTCCCTCTTCAATATCCACAAGCCAGATTTCTTTAATAGGTAATTGATCTTTTCTTTTTATGAATCCTTCAATTAATTCAGGAGTATAGCTTGACCCACCGCCAATAGTGACAATTTTTAATTTTTTCATAAACTCTCATCCCCACTTCTAACCAGTTTATAGTTCACAATTTACAGTTATCAGTTATTGTAGAAATTCTTAACTGTACACTGTTTAAGTCTTTACTTTAATTTATCATACATTGAAAACAATTACTTCGATTTCTGCACTTTAGGAACACTTGCTGCTTTTTAGTTATTTGTTTTTTTTGAAAACAAGATGTTTTTTATTCGTAAATCTTCTTTTAAAATCAGCAACTCTTCTTTTGTGTATAAAAAATAAGAACAGTATAGATATAAATGCGCTATTTATATCTATACTGTTCTCTCATTAATTTTGTGAATATCAATCTTTAATGTATTTATTAATTGTAGCTGCCCCATCCTCATTTGCATGATAGTACACTCTTAAGTTACCTGTTTGATCCATTTCAAATCTTGTTTCTTCAAGAAGACCATTAGCCTCAGCTGTCATCAAAGCCGAAATCACAGAGTTTCTATTAAGCGCCTTAAACTTACCATATTCACCTTTTAAAGCTTTAATAACATCTTCTGCACAAGCTTCTTCAACTTTTGTGAAGTATTTTAAAATAGCATAATTAAGTGGTTTCATACTATTTTTCCTCCTTTTTTCTGAATAAATCCAACGGATTCATCGAAATTACTAATATACCAATTATCATTAGTATAGCAGCCCCCCAAGCTATTGGAGGCAATGACCAGCCTTCTATACCATAGAACACACCAAGTATTATCCAGCAGCAAAATGGTCCCCAGAATGAATATGTACCATTACAAGCCATACCAAGGGCTGCTCCACACATACTGTTTCCTTTATACCAAGTCATATATGAAATAAAGGCACAAAGACCGCTTATAGCAAGCCAAATCATAGCTGGCCCGCTTGTAAATGCTTGAATTGTAAGCTCTGTTGAAAGGCTAACGCTGCCAGCCATCATACCTAAAATAGGAATTAAAATAATTAAATTTGAAAGACCTGATGTTGCCTGACGAATGGTGATACCTATCTCTGAATCAATCATAGCTGTGCCGTAACCAGCTACGCAACCTTCAAATCCCCATCCAAGTGCAGCAATGAATGCAATACCAAGACCTAATAGCATATTTTCCGGTGCATCTCCAGTAATACTTGTGCTGCCGATCATGAAACTTGCACAAACGCAAATGACAATCCCAAGCATCATGCGCTTATTTAATTCCTGCTTAAATAAAATTCTACCTAAAATAGCGCCAATAGCTGGACAAAGAGCAGTAATAGGAATAACTATTGAGCCTGCCATTTGAAGTCCAACAACATAGGCTGTACTCGAAACAGGTCCTCCTATAAGTGCTGCTAAAATCATAACACGACCTGGAGTAGTATTTATACATCTTAAAAAATCGCCAAACTTACCTTTAACACCTGCATAAAGCATTGCCCAAACAGCACTGCAGGTATCATTTACTGCACTTCCAAGTGCAGCTAATAAATATGTAATAGCAAATGCTGATAATCCAATTGAATTACTTCCATACCAGTCACTCCAAACGCCTTTTGTCATACCCAAAGTCAAAAATGCTGAATAAAATCCATACATGAGACCTGAAAATAACGCAATTGTAATACCTTTTTTAAAAAATTGTGAAGATAGCTTCTTCTTTGCAGCAATTGCCGACGCATTAATTATATTATTTTCCATTATAAATCCCCCTCTAATATTAACTGTCTGCTTTTTATTACTATAATTCCTATATTTTTTTATTTACAAATTAAATAAATTTCTTTATAACTTTTACCTTTATTCATAGATACAACAATTATTTCGCAAACATAACATATCTCATAGTTCAATTCTCTTTAGTTCATTTTGTGAACATTATTATATTACCATCGTTCAATGTTCATAGCAATATGTTCAAAAAATTTTTTTCAAATATATTTAAATAAATCGCTATAATTTTTATTCTTCTAACATTCCTCTATAAAAAGACATATTTATTGCCTTTAACTATTATCTATCTTCTATAAAATTATTACTAACGTAAAAAAATAAAAAGGGGTAAATTATTAAAAACATTTTTTTAATAACTTACCCCTTTTTAATATTCTTAAACAGATGAGACTTATCTTTTAATTTTTAACTTCATAAAAATTTTATCTGCTAATTCCAAAAATACTTGGTCTTTAACAATAACTAATATTCCTACATAAACTAAAGCACATACTGCCCCTTCTAATACACATGCAATTAATATATTATGTACAGCAAATTTTATTCCAAAAGTTATTGGAATAAATATAAGCGAATAAAAGAAGTACTTTATATTTTCATAAGCAAATAAGTGTATATCTAATTTAATAACTTTCTTTACTAACCAATATTCAAGACATATTACAATTAAGTTTGCAATAAGAGTAGTTATTATAGCACTTACCATATTGAAAGCTCCTGCAAAAATTAATGCAAATTTAAGCAGCAAGTTTAATACACCTCCAGCCAGCACCAGCATTGCATCTTCTCTTTCTTTTCCGTGAAGGTATATCATTTGATTCGCAATTACACCTTCCACTCCAATACTTAGCATATATACTGCAAATACTACCATTACCGGAACCGCTCCTAAGAAATCTGCTCCTCCAAAAATATATATAGCCTCCTTAGAAAGACATAACAATCCTATCGATGCTGGGAACAGAATCAAGAAGTAAATTTTAATTACTCTTTTTAATAATACCAGATATTCACCCTTAGATTCATTTCCCAGGTAATTAGACAATCTCGGCATAGTAACCTGAATCACTGTAAGAAGTAATGTATTTATTATCAGCATTATTCTCTGGGCCATATAATAATATCCGACAGCAGTAGTTCCTCCAATACTATCTTTTAACATAATTTTATCAAGCTGAGTATATAAAACTCCTGTATTAGAAAGAATTACGACATAAAGCATAGGTTTTACGTGTCTAAAGAATTCCAAATTAGAAAAATCAAAACGTACCTTTCTTTTCACGTAGACAAAACTAATTATATTATTTATAAAATTAAATCCTATAACTAAATATAGATAAAATAAATAATCTCCCTGACCCCTTACAAATAATAAAATTAACGCAGAATATATAATTCTAACTACCATTGTTTTAATAGCTATGAAATCATAATTTTCTAAAGCTTCATTAACCCATTCCACATAGAAAAGATTAAATACTAAATTAAACCCCATAACTATACAAGTATAAAAATATGGTTCATTCTTATAATAAATTCCGACAAATATCATATATGCTGCCGAAGCCACAATATTTGTAACAGTTGTAAACAAAAATAGATTAGTAAACGTTTGTCTAAGTTTTACTTTATCGTCACGAACTTTACTTATTTCTCTTAATCCATATTGATATATACCAAAGCTTGCAAATATCAAGAAATACGCAGTTAGCGAATCCCCATATCCCATATAACCATATAATTCTTTTCCAACAGATCTAGTTACTAGTGGAATTACTAGTATTGGCAGAATTATATTGAATAAATTAAGCATTGCCTTAAAAATTGCATTCTTTGAAATTGATTTAGCCATATTTTTAGCCTCCATAAATATGAGGATTTCTCATATTAAATTATACGTCCTATTACATTTTTCACTTTTTAAATTGTACATTCTACTTAATTTATTGTCAATTCATATTCCAATTTAATGCAAAATATATATTTATACAAAAAAAATTAGATACATGTTATAGATAAACAACTTTAAATTCAGATTTATGCAGTGATTAACCGAAATCACACGAGCTTAAATTTAAGGTTGTATATCTATAAAATTGTATCTAATTTCTTTATATTTATAATTTAAGTGTTCGTTTTAAATATTCTAAATCTTCCAGAGAATCTATCTCAAAGATATCATTTGACTGTATTTTTTCAATATATACATCCATATCCTTGAGGTTATCTACAGCAATACTATCCCAATATAAATCTCTAAAGTCACCTTTATTTATAGTTTCTTCTACCTTTTCTGAAATAAGCATCCCGTCTTTTGCTGTCCAAAATGATGCTCCTGACATTATAAAATCAGGCTTATCTCCTTCTTTTCCAATTTCAACATTATGTATTCTATTATTCTCATCATATTTTAATATCCACTCACCTGTTATATTTTCCTTGCAGGCTGAATAATATATTGATGTACTTGGCTTAGTCTTTGGTAGAAAATTTCTAGTAATATAATTATCTGCATCAATAACAAATGCATCTTTTAAATATTGTCTAACTAAATACATAGTATAGATGTTATTATAAACATCATACTTATCATTAATAACTTTAATTAAATTATATTTTTTAACTATAGGATCAAATTTTTCATGCAAGTAACCTGTTAATACTATAATTTCATCAATTCCAATTTCCCTTAAATTTATTATCTGTCTTTCCAGTAAAGACATTCCATTAACTTCAATTAAAGACTTTGGAGTATTTTCAGTTAATGGTCTTAATCTAGTTCCCATACCTGCTGCCATTAAAATTGCTCTCATATCACACCTCGAGTTCAGCTAACTGTTTTAAGTATTCTTTTGCTCTATTATATCTATCTATTCCATAAGTACCAAAATCATCGCCTTCAGCTTCTTTTACCAAGGTCCATACTGCCCACAATGTATCTTGGCATATTTGATGGATTAATAATCTTCTTCTTGAATTCTTATCTGCTTCTTTTCCATTAAAATATAATCTAAACATTAATTCAATATCATCTTCTGAGAATTCATTTTCTAAGGATAAAGCAGCTAAATCCCACATATCATCATTAATTCCGCTATATTCCCAGTCTATTAAATAAATTCTTCCTTGTGTATCTTTAACAAAGTTTTCTGAAACTAAATCATTATGAGATGGTACAAATACTCTATCACATTTCTTTAATTCTTCTTCAAGAGCCATTACTTCTGATCTTACTTCATCATAATCTTCAAAGAAACTTCCATTATCACTTTTTAAGATATTTTCATATTTTTCAAGTTCTCTGAATACATTAAATTCATTATCCATATGAAAATCATCACATTCATGTAAATTTCTTAAGATTGTTGTAACTTGTTTTAAATTTTCTTCTTTTTTAATACTTCTATGAGTCAAAGTTTCCGCATTTTCTATAAACTTTGATATTTTAACTCCAGTTTCAAGATTAAAGTAAGGCACTTCAACATTATATCCTTTTTCAGAAGCAATTGCAGAGTTAAACATTTCTGTACTTCTATTTATCATCTGCTCTGTTCCCGCACCTGCAACTCTTAGAATAAATCTTTCACCTTTAACACAGATTCTATAGTTTTTATTAGTCATACCACCAGCTGGTACAACTTCTGTAATATCTTCATCATTAACCTTTAGTGATTCACGAACAATAGCCTTTATGCTGTTCATTTCATAACTAAGTTCTCTTCTTCTTATGGTTGGATATAAATAATTTTTAATTTTTTCATACTCCTTTGCAGTATCTGCATCTCCCCAGGCAAGATCATCTATTTTAACAAATCCTATATTATAATTTCTAGCTACATCTAATAATACATATTCATAGTTTAAATACGGATTAACATTTCCTTTAAATTCTTCAAGCATCATTGTATATAATTTATAAGAAATCTTAGTAAGCCCTATCATTTCTCCATCAATTCTATTAAATTGATGAATATCTTTTGACATTTTAAATAAATGATTATCCCTTATTTCAACAAAGGCTTCATCTCCAGAACCACTTTCATTAGTAAAAAGTATACAGTCGTGATTAGAGCTTTCTGCTAATTCCTTAATCGCTCTCTTTTCAAAGATTAAATCATTTTCTATAAGTAAAAAGTCATCATCAATATAATCTTTTGCTAAAGATAATGAATGCATAGTACCTGTCCATTTGTATGTATCGCTCTTAACTAAAGCAATGTTTTTACTATTTTTAAAATATTCCTCATAACGTTGACTTTCATAACCTGTTACTATAACAATTTTAGTTATCCCATTTTCCTTTAAAATATTTAAGGTTCTGTCTATTAACTTAAAGTCTTCAATTTCAAGCATTCCTACAGGCTTTCCAAACTCTTCTGCTTTACCTGCAGCAAGTATTACAGCCTGCTTTACAATCTTTCTTTCTGCTTCATGAAGCTTTAATCTTGTATTCTTTGCAGATGCAATATTCTCTTCTAAAAACTTCATTCCTTTTTCAGTAACTTTATATAAAGTTCCTCTGTTATTTGTTATTCTATCTATAAATCCGTCTATTGTAAATTCTTTTAAAACCGCGTTAACCTTACCTAGAGATATATTAGTTCTTTTCGCTAACTCTCTTTGATTAATATTAAAGTTATCATTTAACGTCTTTAAAATCTCTATTCTAT harbors:
- a CDS encoding 6-phospho-beta-glucosidase, producing the protein MKKLKIVTIGGGSSYTPELIEGFIKRKDQLPIKEIWLVDIEEGKEKLEIVGAMAQRMVKAAGLDWKVNLTLDRREALKDADFVSTQFRVGLLDARIKDERIPLSHGIIGQETNGAGGIFKAFRTIPVILDIIDDMRELCKDAWLVNFTNPSGMVTEAAIKYGGWDRTVGLCNIPINCVQEESKILGIDSSELFFKFAGLNHFHWHRIWDKDGNERTAEVIEKLYDPVFSEERENAGVANIKDIKFNYEQIKDLGMLPCAYHRYYYVTDDMLKEELESFSKGETRAEVVKKTEAELFELYKDLKLDYKPEQLTKRGGAYYSDAACELIASIHNDKRSTMVVSTKNNGTLEDLPYDSIVEVSSIITAHGPEPISFGKFEPAPRGMVQMMKGMEETIISAAVTGNYNKALQAFTMNPLIPSGKVAKDLLNEMLIAHKKHLPQFKDIIDRLEESK
- a CDS encoding membrane protein, whose protein sequence is MENNIINASAIAAKKKLSSQFFKKGITIALFSGLMYGFYSAFLTLGMTKGVWSDWYGSNSIGLSAFAITYLLAALGSAVNDTCSAVWAMLYAGVKGKFGDFLRCINTTPGRVMILAALIGGPVSSTAYVVGLQMAGSIVIPITALCPAIGAILGRILFKQELNKRMMLGIVICVCASFMIGSTSITGDAPENMLLGLGIAFIAALGWGFEGCVAGYGTAMIDSEIGITIRQATSGLSNLIILIPILGMMAGSVSLSTELTIQAFTSGPAMIWLAISGLCAFISYMTWYKGNSMCGAALGMACNGTYSFWGPFCCWIILGVFYGIEGWSLPPIAWGAAILMIIGILVISMNPLDLFRKKEEK
- a CDS encoding oligosaccharide flippase family protein, yielding MAKSISKNAIFKAMLNLFNIILPILVIPLVTRSVGKELYGYMGYGDSLTAYFLIFASFGIYQYGLREISKVRDDKVKLRQTFTNLFLFTTVTNIVASAAYMIFVGIYYKNEPYFYTCIVMGFNLVFNLFYVEWVNEALENYDFIAIKTMVVRIIYSALILLFVRGQGDYLFYLYLVIGFNFINNIISFVYVKRKVRFDFSNLEFFRHVKPMLYVVILSNTGVLYTQLDKIMLKDSIGGTTAVGYYYMAQRIMLIINTLLLTVIQVTMPRLSNYLGNESKGEYLVLLKRVIKIYFLILFPASIGLLCLSKEAIYIFGGADFLGAVPVMVVFAVYMLSIGVEGVIANQMIYLHGKEREDAMLVLAGGVLNLLLKFALIFAGAFNMVSAIITTLIANLIVICLEYWLVKKVIKLDIHLFAYENIKYFFYSLIFIPITFGIKFAVHNILIACVLEGAVCALVYVGILVIVKDQVFLELADKIFMKLKIKR
- a CDS encoding sugar phosphate nucleotidyltransferase, translated to MRAILMAAGMGTRLRPLTENTPKSLIEVNGMSLLERQIINLREIGIDEIIVLTGYLHEKFDPIVKKYNLIKVINDKYDVYNNIYTMYLVRQYLKDAFVIDADNYITRNFLPKTKPSTSIYYSACKENITGEWILKYDENNRIHNVEIGKEGDKPDFIMSGASFWTAKDGMLISEKVEETINKGDFRDLYWDSIAVDNLKDMDVYIEKIQSNDIFEIDSLEDLEYLKRTLKL
- a CDS encoding NTP transferase domain-containing protein, with the translated sequence MLEDRIEILKTLNDNFNINQRELAKRTNISLGKVNAVLKEFTIDGFIDRITNNRGTLYKVTEKGMKFLEENIASAKNTRLKLHEAERKIVKQAVILAAGKAEEFGKPVGMLEIEDFKLIDRTLNILKENGITKIVIVTGYESQRYEEYFKNSKNIALVKSDTYKWTGTMHSLSLAKDYIDDDFLLIENDLIFEKRAIKELAESSNHDCILFTNESGSGDEAFVEIRDNHLFKMSKDIHQFNRIDGEMIGLTKISYKLYTMMLEEFKGNVNPYLNYEYVLLDVARNYNIGFVKIDDLAWGDADTAKEYEKIKNYLYPTIRRRELSYEMNSIKAIVRESLKVNDEDITEVVPAGGMTNKNYRICVKGERFILRVAGAGTEQMINRSTEMFNSAIASEKGYNVEVPYFNLETGVKISKFIENAETLTHRSIKKEENLKQVTTILRNLHECDDFHMDNEFNVFRELEKYENILKSDNGSFFEDYDEVRSEVMALEEELKKCDRVFVPSHNDLVSENFVKDTQGRIYLIDWEYSGINDDMWDLAALSLENEFSEDDIELMFRLYFNGKEADKNSRRRLLIHQICQDTLWAVWTLVKEAEGDDFGTYGIDRYNRAKEYLKQLAELEV